One window of Phycisphaeraceae bacterium genomic DNA carries:
- a CDS encoding protein kinase produces the protein MNEHDNKPNRDRVRSIFDEVADLAPTERAAALGRLCVTGDRADAALREEVEGLLASHDAARQGRFMTSPTAATTVRNAAIAETPGMRVGPYKLLQVIGEGGFGTVFLAEQTEPVRRRVALKIIKLGMDTKQVIARFEAERQALALMDHPHIARVLDAGATPITEHGGGRPYFVMEYVVGDAITQFAANNNLDLRARLELFAQVCSAVQHAHTKGIIHRDIKPGNVLVTMSDGMPFARVIDFGIAKATGGSGGLTDKTLFTEHRQLIGTPEYMSPEQAQGSPDIDTRTDVYALGVLLYELLAGVTPFDGKRLRSAAWDEMRRIIKEEEPPTPSVRVTQRLKSSGSASSPSVPPAPVGGCPSVPSDLRGELDWIVMKSLDKDRARRYETPSALAADVLCHLKGEAVTAAPPSAAYRLRKFVRRNKGPVIAGTAVAAALLVGIAGTTIGMWRASVAEAEATHQAFVAGRHAAAANIERLKAETQRDFAARSGRALLALLNGNESNTDLAFVRGINHAIGERSATEDGHGPWDPDDVAKHVGRDLSGLSALTLDTARKVIDAQEQLRRQTDAAEWSAYTANIFAALSDPYSRRRYLDACAEKLRNWEWDFLNASSDVSLLTLRVPGRSDVSWTRAGFVSGGTRVVACAGESIIATFDAKTGELLCAGDGADKVYDFTASQMSSVIAVNGSRRSSGTGSSEEFNEVWDAETLRKRFVLPGRGTVSPCGRWVHASAVIFDANSGARVAALDLHGRYGPHSRGAGFSEDGKQFITWGTDAVSERVSRVDVWDAESGRLLHSIEELPRLDRALAAGDALVTTHSFGYRVWDRHTMTHIRTFEADTGTSGDTLSSDGRYIYARPYNCEGRIYEVATGTLVSRLTDEAHGVYEGEFSEDASRIAAASGPFVCVWDVATGKRLAKLPGHQEGWMSVALSPDGTSILSRGSDGMARLWSATAFHVTKIATPEYRIYDNESTARRKLTNSTHVLATDWDGNASVMLIDVATGTVDVTIDVPAPSNTESTYALNDAFFSGDGRRVITRRGPSVRVWNAADGAPIREIVLPVNIDNPAIRTRAAGTRHGHLPIGDPVWLECDYQGSRLLALFGNGLARVYDATDGNILLEARGDGYPIGVLSPDGVVAAIAWEDHTIRLFDIASATQIGILSGHTDVVSQMAFDPSGKRLVTKSEDLSIRLWDLASGAQKVLFTGTERLRDPSSWLHSLWFFCGIGSFDHDRQRLALRVDGGCAIHDTITGELLIELKWHAWPINHAIFSPDGSRIFTSSLDNTIRVWESETGREVMVLRPDMGNESGFAVLDLSPDGTRLIARYAFDSTFHVFDTLPYQNRHGASK, from the coding sequence ATGAACGAGCATGACAACAAGCCGAACCGGGATCGCGTTCGTTCGATCTTTGATGAGGTTGCGGACCTGGCGCCGACCGAGCGTGCTGCTGCGCTCGGTCGGCTGTGTGTGACGGGTGATCGGGCGGATGCGGCCCTTCGGGAGGAGGTCGAGGGGTTGCTGGCGTCGCACGACGCGGCACGGCAGGGACGGTTCATGACAAGCCCGACGGCGGCGACGACGGTGCGGAATGCCGCGATCGCGGAGACGCCGGGTATGCGTGTGGGCCCTTACAAGCTGCTGCAGGTGATCGGCGAGGGGGGATTCGGGACGGTGTTCCTGGCCGAGCAGACGGAGCCGGTGCGCCGGCGGGTTGCCCTCAAGATCATCAAGCTCGGCATGGACACCAAGCAGGTGATCGCGCGATTCGAGGCCGAGCGTCAGGCCCTTGCGCTCATGGACCACCCGCACATCGCGCGTGTGCTGGATGCCGGCGCAACACCCATCACCGAGCACGGCGGCGGCCGCCCCTACTTCGTCATGGAGTACGTCGTCGGCGATGCGATCACACAGTTCGCGGCAAACAACAACCTCGATCTACGCGCCCGGCTCGAGCTCTTCGCCCAGGTCTGCTCCGCCGTCCAGCACGCCCACACCAAGGGCATCATCCACCGCGACATCAAGCCGGGGAACGTGCTGGTGACGATGTCGGATGGGATGCCGTTCGCGCGGGTGATCGACTTCGGCATTGCGAAGGCGACGGGGGGCTCGGGCGGGCTGACTGATAAGACGCTCTTCACCGAGCACCGCCAGTTGATCGGCACGCCGGAGTACATGAGCCCCGAGCAGGCGCAGGGGTCGCCGGACATTGACACGCGGACGGATGTGTACGCGCTGGGCGTGCTGTTGTATGAGTTGCTGGCGGGCGTGACGCCGTTCGATGGGAAGCGTCTGCGTTCGGCGGCGTGGGACGAGATGCGCAGGATCATCAAGGAGGAGGAGCCGCCGACGCCGAGTGTGCGTGTGACGCAGCGGCTGAAATCTAGCGGCTCTGCATCCTCCCCCTCTGTTCCTCCGGCGCCTGTGGGGGGGTGTCCCTCCGTCCCTTCCGACTTGCGCGGCGAACTCGATTGGATCGTGATGAAGTCTCTCGACAAGGACCGGGCGCGGCGGTACGAGACGCCGAGCGCCCTCGCCGCCGACGTGCTGTGCCACTTGAAGGGCGAGGCCGTCACCGCCGCCCCTCCTTCCGCGGCGTACCGACTCAGGAAGTTTGTGCGCCGCAACAAGGGCCCCGTCATTGCGGGAACAGCCGTCGCTGCCGCACTGCTCGTCGGAATTGCGGGGACGACCATTGGAATGTGGCGGGCGTCTGTTGCGGAAGCTGAAGCCACACACCAAGCGTTTGTTGCGGGGAGACACGCCGCCGCGGCCAATATTGAGCGTCTCAAAGCCGAGACCCAGCGTGACTTTGCGGCCCGGTCCGGTAGGGCGTTGCTCGCATTGCTGAACGGCAATGAGAGCAACACCGATCTCGCCTTTGTGCGAGGGATCAACCACGCTATAGGTGAGCGCTCAGCGACCGAGGATGGACATGGCCCCTGGGATCCCGATGACGTCGCAAAGCACGTGGGACGAGATCTCAGCGGCCTGTCCGCGCTCACACTCGATACCGCCCGGAAAGTGATCGATGCGCAAGAACAGCTCCGCCGACAGACCGACGCCGCCGAATGGTCCGCCTACACCGCCAACATCTTCGCCGCCCTTTCTGACCCATACAGCAGGCGTCGTTATCTCGACGCGTGCGCGGAGAAGCTCCGGAACTGGGAATGGGATTTCCTCAACGCATCGTCAGACGTAAGTCTGCTGACGCTGCGCGTCCCGGGGCGAAGCGATGTTTCCTGGACGCGGGCCGGGTTCGTCTCGGGAGGCACGCGAGTCGTCGCCTGCGCCGGTGAATCCATCATCGCCACGTTCGACGCCAAGACCGGCGAACTCTTGTGCGCCGGCGATGGTGCGGACAAGGTGTACGACTTCACCGCATCGCAGATGAGCTCGGTCATCGCGGTCAATGGCTCGCGAAGGAGTTCGGGAACCGGTTCGTCCGAGGAGTTCAACGAGGTGTGGGATGCCGAGACGCTCCGCAAGCGGTTCGTGCTCCCGGGGCGTGGAACGGTGTCGCCGTGCGGAAGGTGGGTGCATGCGTCGGCGGTGATCTTCGACGCGAACAGTGGTGCTCGGGTTGCCGCGCTCGATCTGCACGGGCGATACGGGCCGCACAGCAGAGGGGCGGGGTTCAGCGAGGATGGAAAGCAGTTCATCACATGGGGCACGGATGCCGTCTCTGAGCGGGTCTCTCGTGTTGATGTCTGGGACGCGGAGAGCGGCCGGCTGTTGCATTCCATCGAGGAGCTGCCGAGGTTGGATCGCGCTCTCGCGGCGGGGGATGCGCTGGTAACCACGCACTCGTTCGGGTATCGCGTGTGGGACAGGCACACCATGACGCACATCCGCACATTCGAGGCGGACACCGGGACGAGCGGAGACACCCTCTCCTCCGACGGGCGATATATCTACGCCAGACCATACAACTGCGAGGGGCGGATCTACGAGGTGGCCACCGGGACGCTCGTTTCGCGTCTGACCGACGAGGCACACGGCGTGTACGAGGGGGAGTTCTCAGAGGATGCATCGCGGATCGCGGCCGCTTCGGGCCCGTTCGTCTGCGTGTGGGATGTCGCGACGGGGAAGCGGCTAGCGAAGCTTCCCGGCCACCAGGAGGGGTGGATGAGCGTTGCGCTCAGCCCGGATGGCACGTCGATCCTGAGCCGCGGCTCAGACGGCATGGCACGGCTCTGGAGCGCAACAGCATTTCACGTGACCAAGATCGCAACGCCCGAGTACCGTATCTATGACAACGAGTCGACCGCACGCCGCAAGCTCACGAACAGCACGCACGTGCTCGCGACCGACTGGGATGGCAACGCGAGTGTCATGTTGATCGATGTCGCGACCGGCACTGTTGATGTGACCATCGATGTTCCGGCCCCATCGAATACAGAGTCAACATATGCTCTCAATGATGCTTTCTTCTCAGGTGATGGGCGGCGCGTGATCACACGCCGCGGGCCCTCGGTGCGCGTGTGGAACGCTGCGGACGGCGCGCCCATTCGGGAAATCGTTCTTCCGGTGAATATCGACAATCCCGCGATCCGAACCCGGGCCGCTGGCACCCGCCACGGACACCTGCCCATTGGGGACCCCGTCTGGCTCGAGTGCGACTACCAAGGATCGAGATTGCTTGCTCTCTTCGGCAACGGACTTGCCCGAGTGTACGACGCGACGGATGGCAACATCCTTCTGGAGGCTCGCGGCGATGGATACCCCATCGGCGTCCTCAGCCCGGACGGCGTAGTTGCCGCCATTGCCTGGGAAGACCACACCATCCGACTGTTCGACATCGCGTCCGCCACGCAGATCGGCATCTTGAGCGGCCACACAGACGTAGTCTCCCAGATGGCTTTCGATCCGTCCGGCAAACGATTGGTGACAAAGTCCGAGGACCTCTCGATCCGCCTCTGGGATCTGGCGAGCGGCGCGCAGAAAGTCTTGTTCACGGGTACCGAGCGCCTTCGCGATCCCTCGTCCTGGCTGCACTCTCTCTGGTTCTTCTGCGGCATTGGATCATTTGACCATGATCGCCAGCGCCTTGCACTTCGCGTGGATGGTGGCTGCGCGATTCATGACACCATCACCGGCGAGCTTCTGATCGAGCTGAAGTGGCACGCGTGGCCCATCAACCATGCGATCTTCAGCCCGGACGGCTCGAGGATCTTCACATCCTCGCTCGACAACACCATCCGTGTGTGGGAGTCTGAAACCGGGCGTGAAGTCATGGTGCTGAGGCCGGACATGGGAAATGAGAGCGGGTTCGCCGTGTTGGATCTCAGCCCAGACGGCACACGCCTCATCGCCCGATACGCGTTTGACTCGACGTTCCACGTGTTCGACACTCTGCCCTATCAGAATCGCCACGGGGCTTCAAAGTGA
- the gatC gene encoding Asp-tRNA(Asn)/Glu-tRNA(Gln) amidotransferase subunit GatC: MPADPSLPGPLSAAAVRKVASLARLAITDDQVALYQHQLSDVLNYIERLRTLDLEGVEPLTHAGDTLNRMRDDEVGPMLTNADAMALAPESTGPFIKVPKVIGDGGGA; the protein is encoded by the coding sequence ATGCCCGCCGACCCATCTCTCCCCGGCCCTCTCTCCGCTGCGGCCGTCCGCAAGGTTGCATCCCTCGCGCGCCTCGCCATCACCGACGATCAGGTCGCGCTCTACCAGCACCAACTCTCCGACGTTCTGAACTACATCGAGCGGCTCCGAACGCTCGATCTCGAAGGCGTCGAGCCGCTGACGCACGCCGGTGACACGCTCAACCGCATGCGCGACGACGAGGTCGGCCCCATGCTCACCAACGCCGATGCCATGGCCCTCGCGCCCGAGTCCACCGGGCCGTTCATCAAAGTTCCCAAGGTCATCGGCGATGGGGGTGGCGCGTGA
- a CDS encoding TVP38/TMEM64 family protein, with product MSDAPETSHAAPSPPPDAPVKETISSLFKRSGAAGPLAIVASVLPPLGGFALLGTLTIVGPWLQSHGVAGVFLYAACFAVLAGLALLPTYAQAVLGGWAFGFAAGFPAALAGFFGGALIGYGVAWGATGDKVKVIIDEHPKWRAVREALIGSGFFKTLGIVALLRLPPNSPFALTNLVMAAAKVPRFPYLLGTLIGMAPRTGVAVYIASQIQDVATAAETRPKWMIFAGIGVTLVVIIVIGHVAKKALERVTGQTRPTAE from the coding sequence ATGAGCGACGCCCCCGAGACATCACACGCCGCGCCCTCGCCTCCACCCGACGCGCCCGTCAAGGAAACCATCAGTTCGCTGTTCAAGCGTTCCGGAGCCGCGGGCCCGCTGGCGATCGTTGCCTCGGTGTTGCCGCCGCTGGGGGGCTTTGCGCTTCTGGGCACGCTCACGATTGTCGGTCCGTGGCTTCAGTCGCACGGCGTAGCCGGCGTGTTTTTGTACGCGGCGTGCTTCGCGGTGCTTGCGGGGCTTGCGTTGCTTCCCACGTATGCGCAGGCCGTGCTGGGCGGGTGGGCGTTCGGCTTCGCGGCGGGCTTTCCAGCCGCGCTCGCGGGCTTTTTCGGCGGGGCGTTGATCGGCTACGGGGTTGCGTGGGGCGCGACCGGCGACAAGGTAAAGGTGATCATCGATGAGCATCCCAAGTGGCGGGCGGTGCGTGAGGCGTTGATCGGTTCGGGCTTCTTCAAGACGCTCGGCATCGTGGCGTTGCTACGACTGCCGCCGAATTCACCATTTGCGCTGACCAACCTTGTGATGGCGGCGGCGAAGGTGCCGCGCTTTCCGTACCTGCTGGGGACGTTGATCGGCATGGCTCCGCGCACGGGGGTTGCTGTCTATATCGCTTCGCAGATCCAGGATGTGGCGACAGCCGCGGAGACGCGTCCGAAGTGGATGATCTTTGCGGGTATCGGTGTGACGCTTGTCGTCATCATCGTGATAGGCCACGTCGCGAAGAAGGCGCTGGAGCGGGTCACGGGGCAGACGCGGCCGACTGCCGAGTGA
- a CDS encoding DUF3465 domain-containing protein yields MTGTAQRINTCIPIRVAFRRRAGEAWVVGSGRVVRILADDSVGSRHQRFLIRIKGGIFSRPFTVLVAHNIDLARRVPLKVGRRIRFKGEYTWTELGGTLHWTHHDPAGWHDGGWIRRRLRRYR; encoded by the coding sequence GTGACCGGTACCGCGCAGCGCATCAACACCTGCATCCCGATCCGCGTCGCCTTCAGGCGTCGCGCGGGCGAGGCGTGGGTTGTCGGCAGCGGGCGCGTGGTCAGGATTCTCGCGGACGACAGCGTCGGCAGCCGCCACCAGCGGTTCCTCATCCGGATCAAGGGCGGCATCTTCAGTCGCCCCTTTACCGTGCTTGTTGCGCACAACATCGACCTGGCGAGGCGCGTTCCGCTGAAGGTCGGGCGCAGGATTCGCTTCAAGGGCGAATATACGTGGACCGAACTCGGCGGCACGCTCCACTGGACCCACCACGACCCCGCCGGCTGGCACGATGGCGGGTGGATCAGGCGGAGGCTGAGGCGGTACCGCTGA
- the gatA gene encoding Asp-tRNA(Asn)/Glu-tRNA(Gln) amidotransferase subunit GatA, giving the protein MTPPPSDPAPPPPSAASLAARIRAGELTAVAATQHTLAQLDALGPALNCFIDTFPEESLARAAAIDKARADGAPLGPLAGVPIALKDNMCLAWGRTTCASKMLADYRSPYTLTAGQRLIDAGAIIVGKTNMDEFAMGSSGESSFFGPTRNPHDHARVPGGSSSGSAAAVAAGIVPVALGSDTGGSIRQPAGLSGIVGMKPTYGRVSRYGLVAYASSLDQIGPLARTVEDCALLLETICGVDPADGTTADMPAPALLATLNDPIDRPVIGVPKQAHDPHNHPGVVNALGDAIDTFVRMGARIVEVDLAHVAHGIAAYYLVASAEASSNLARFDGVRYGHRATLQPGDGLLDLYCKSRSEGFGPEVQRRIMLGTHALSSGYADAYYNTALKVRRLIRRDYDAAFAPNDRMGTPACDAILMPSSPSPAFKIGEKTADPLAMYLEDVYTVTVNLAGLPAITLPGTPTTVEGVSLPVGMQLIGRAFDEPRLLRIARMLELACGNRP; this is encoded by the coding sequence GTGACGCCCCCACCGAGCGATCCCGCTCCGCCGCCCCCGTCCGCCGCGTCGCTCGCCGCCCGCATCCGCGCCGGCGAACTCACCGCCGTCGCAGCCACACAGCACACGCTCGCGCAGCTCGACGCCCTCGGGCCCGCGCTCAACTGCTTCATCGACACGTTCCCCGAGGAGTCCCTCGCCCGCGCTGCCGCCATCGACAAGGCCCGCGCCGACGGAGCACCACTCGGCCCGCTCGCCGGCGTCCCCATCGCGCTCAAGGACAACATGTGCCTTGCGTGGGGCCGCACCACCTGCGCCAGCAAGATGCTCGCCGACTACCGCTCTCCCTACACGCTTACTGCCGGCCAGCGCCTCATCGATGCCGGCGCGATCATCGTCGGCAAGACGAACATGGACGAGTTCGCTATGGGCTCCAGCGGCGAGTCCTCCTTCTTCGGCCCGACCAGGAACCCGCACGACCACGCCCGCGTACCCGGCGGCTCTTCCTCCGGCTCCGCCGCCGCCGTCGCTGCGGGCATCGTCCCCGTCGCCCTCGGCAGCGACACGGGCGGCTCCATCCGCCAGCCCGCCGGCCTCTCCGGCATCGTCGGCATGAAACCAACCTACGGACGCGTCAGCCGCTACGGCCTCGTCGCCTACGCCTCCTCCCTCGATCAGATCGGGCCCCTCGCGCGCACCGTCGAAGACTGTGCCCTTCTCCTTGAAACGATCTGCGGCGTCGATCCCGCCGACGGCACCACCGCCGACATGCCCGCCCCCGCGCTCCTGGCCACGCTCAACGACCCCATCGACCGACCCGTCATCGGTGTGCCCAAACAGGCCCACGACCCCCACAACCACCCCGGCGTCGTCAACGCCCTAGGCGATGCCATCGACACCTTCGTCCGGATGGGTGCCCGCATCGTCGAGGTCGATCTCGCGCACGTCGCCCACGGCATCGCGGCGTACTACCTCGTCGCCTCCGCCGAGGCCAGCTCCAACCTCGCCCGCTTCGACGGCGTCCGCTACGGCCATCGCGCCACCCTCCAGCCGGGCGACGGGCTGCTCGACCTCTACTGCAAATCGCGCTCCGAGGGGTTCGGCCCCGAGGTCCAGCGCCGCATCATGCTCGGCACCCACGCCCTCTCCAGCGGCTACGCCGACGCCTACTACAACACCGCCCTCAAGGTCCGCCGCCTCATCCGGCGCGACTACGACGCCGCGTTCGCGCCGAACGATCGCATGGGCACACCCGCGTGCGATGCGATCCTCATGCCCTCCAGCCCGAGCCCCGCGTTCAAGATCGGCGAGAAGACGGCCGATCCGCTCGCGATGTATCTCGAAGATGTCTACACCGTCACCGTCAACCTCGCCGGGCTCCCCGCGATCACCCTCCCCGGCACACCAACGACCGTCGAGGGCGTCTCGCTCCCCGTCGGCATGCAACTGATCGGCCGCGCCTTCGACGAGCCCCGCCTGCTCCGCATCGCGCGGATGCTCGAACTGGCGTGCGGCAACAGGCCGTGA
- a CDS encoding sigma-70 family RNA polymerase sigma factor, with the protein MSDNTPPLTILLNDTLSPDDRINQLLPLVYAQLRAAAAVALAGESPAHTLQPTALVHEAYMRLAGPREIPWQNRAHFYAAAAEAMRRILIDHARAKQARGGRPVGSGEHRANEIPDVASLASSDPEQILAVDRALARLEVEDPESAAIVKLRFFAGLSVEHAAETMGISPRSAARQWTFARARLHRLLSEGDGGA; encoded by the coding sequence ATGTCTGACAACACGCCGCCACTAACCATCCTGCTCAACGACACGTTGTCGCCCGACGACCGCATCAACCAGTTGCTGCCACTGGTGTATGCGCAGTTGCGTGCTGCGGCGGCGGTCGCGTTGGCGGGAGAGTCGCCGGCGCACACGCTCCAGCCGACGGCGCTGGTGCATGAGGCGTATATGAGATTGGCGGGGCCGCGCGAGATCCCGTGGCAGAATCGGGCGCACTTCTATGCCGCGGCTGCGGAGGCGATGCGGCGGATTCTCATCGACCATGCCCGCGCGAAGCAGGCCCGCGGGGGGCGTCCTGTGGGATCGGGCGAACATCGAGCGAACGAGATTCCGGATGTGGCGTCGCTCGCGTCGTCGGATCCTGAACAGATCCTGGCAGTCGATCGCGCTCTCGCACGCTTGGAGGTTGAGGACCCGGAGTCTGCGGCGATCGTCAAGCTGCGGTTTTTCGCGGGCCTCAGCGTGGAGCATGCCGCGGAAACGATGGGGATTTCCCCGCGTTCTGCGGCCCGCCAGTGGACGTTCGCCCGGGCGCGGCTCCATCGTTTGTTGAGTGAGGGCGACGGAGGCGCATGA
- a CDS encoding PDZ domain-containing protein, whose translation MKHLSRNTSILPALSALLLAVGTASSAGAQVTWTTQPPSPPTPPPAQTASGGSTTRTIVSTNDDRTIVMSGTTASGDRYEIKLKNDTLDAKLNGKRVPDDRIRLSESRVELLDEQGGVIVSMDTNPAMPVIPAVRAVPPIPPIAGGGQWTATPSTTFSIAQGEAQPPKVMVGINMSDVGATLREHFGLSEDAGFVVDGVIENLPASNAGIQARDIVIAIDGQNVTNTTLRQVLNTKEPGQKVKVRILRKGSEKNLDMVLEGYDASKLGIGPITAAGTASLSPTIIREFPTVDFYRRSGNSEEAQRALELAERSMEQAMSQLRGQQGAESMREASERMRQALEELRRSQSTLREGAAGQGGLDRLFVVPSAPTPPATPSEPGAAQGRSSQRSFQVLRDPRAASPADADRMGQLESQINELNSRLDKLDDRLGKLLDRLERGN comes from the coding sequence ATGAAACACCTCAGCAGAAACACTTCAATCCTCCCCGCACTCTCCGCCCTCCTCCTCGCGGTCGGGACCGCATCATCCGCCGGCGCACAGGTCACCTGGACCACCCAACCCCCGTCGCCCCCCACGCCGCCCCCCGCGCAGACCGCTTCCGGCGGGTCAACCACGCGCACCATCGTCAGCACGAACGATGACCGCACCATCGTCATGAGCGGCACCACCGCCTCGGGCGATCGCTACGAGATCAAACTCAAGAACGACACCCTCGACGCAAAGCTCAATGGCAAGCGCGTCCCCGACGATCGCATCCGCCTCTCCGAGTCCCGCGTCGAACTGCTCGACGAGCAGGGCGGCGTCATCGTCTCGATGGACACAAACCCCGCCATGCCCGTCATCCCCGCAGTGCGAGCCGTCCCTCCAATCCCGCCGATCGCGGGTGGCGGCCAGTGGACCGCAACACCGAGCACCACGTTCTCCATCGCCCAGGGCGAGGCCCAGCCCCCCAAGGTCATGGTCGGCATCAACATGTCAGATGTCGGAGCCACCCTCCGCGAGCACTTCGGCCTCAGCGAAGACGCCGGCTTCGTCGTCGATGGCGTGATCGAGAATCTCCCCGCATCCAACGCGGGCATCCAGGCACGCGACATCGTCATCGCCATCGACGGACAGAACGTCACCAACACCACCCTCCGTCAGGTCCTCAACACCAAAGAGCCCGGACAGAAGGTCAAGGTCCGCATCCTCCGCAAGGGAAGCGAGAAGAACCTCGACATGGTGCTCGAGGGCTACGACGCCTCCAAACTCGGCATCGGGCCGATCACCGCCGCCGGCACGGCCAGTCTCAGCCCAACCATCATCCGCGAGTTCCCCACGGTCGATTTCTACCGCCGCTCCGGCAACTCAGAAGAGGCCCAGCGCGCCCTCGAACTCGCCGAACGCTCGATGGAGCAGGCCATGTCCCAGCTCCGAGGCCAGCAAGGCGCAGAGAGCATGCGCGAAGCATCCGAGCGCATGCGTCAGGCCCTCGAAGAACTCCGCCGCTCACAGAGCACACTCCGTGAAGGAGCCGCGGGACAAGGAGGACTCGACCGTCTCTTCGTCGTCCCCTCGGCGCCCACACCCCCCGCCACGCCCTCCGAGCCGGGTGCGGCACAGGGCCGCTCCTCTCAGCGCAGTTTCCAGGTCCTCCGCGACCCCAGAGCCGCATCACCCGCGGATGCCGATCGCATGGGCCAACTCGAATCACAGATCAACGAACTCAACTCCCGCCTCGACAAACTCGACGACCGCCTCGGCAAACTCCTCGATCGCCTCGAACGCGGCAACTGA
- a CDS encoding MoxR family ATPase: MSEQPVGSGAPAIDANAAVAELRSVYDRVRAEIHKVIVGQDEVVEQTLTAIFCRGHAVVVGVPGLAKTLLISTIAKTLSLQFSRVQFTPDLMPSDITGTEVIEEDKATGSRELRFVKGPIFANVILADEINRTPPKTQAALLEAMQEHQVTVGGVQHPLPQPFFVLATQNPIEQEGTYPLPEAQLDRFMFMIQIEYPREEEELEIVRRSVTKADVKVNAVVSSAEIKRAQDLVRQTPVADHVIRYALRLVRATRVNEPMDGGIDRPAVVKEYVGWGAGPRASEYLILAAKARAILSGSLHVTPEHVRAAAKPVLRHRILLNFNAEADQVTADKVIEGLLEKIPVEGATAEQKKQMNAVMR, encoded by the coding sequence ATGTCGGAGCAACCTGTCGGATCTGGAGCCCCGGCGATCGATGCCAACGCGGCGGTTGCCGAGCTTCGCTCGGTGTATGACCGTGTGCGAGCGGAGATCCACAAGGTCATTGTGGGACAGGACGAGGTTGTCGAGCAGACGCTGACGGCGATCTTCTGCCGCGGGCACGCCGTAGTGGTGGGTGTGCCGGGTCTGGCCAAAACGCTGTTGATCTCGACGATCGCCAAGACGCTGAGTCTGCAGTTCAGCCGCGTGCAGTTCACGCCGGACCTGATGCCGAGCGACATCACGGGTACGGAGGTGATCGAGGAGGACAAGGCGACGGGCTCGCGCGAGTTGCGGTTTGTGAAGGGTCCGATCTTTGCGAACGTGATACTTGCGGACGAGATCAACCGGACGCCGCCGAAGACGCAAGCGGCTTTGCTGGAGGCGATGCAGGAGCACCAGGTGACGGTGGGCGGCGTGCAGCACCCGCTGCCTCAGCCGTTCTTTGTTCTCGCGACGCAGAACCCGATCGAGCAGGAGGGCACCTATCCGTTGCCCGAGGCGCAGTTGGATCGGTTCATGTTCATGATCCAGATCGAGTATCCGCGCGAGGAGGAGGAACTGGAGATCGTGCGGCGGAGCGTGACGAAGGCCGATGTGAAGGTCAACGCCGTCGTCAGCAGCGCGGAGATCAAGCGTGCCCAGGACCTCGTCCGCCAGACACCGGTCGCGGACCACGTCATTCGCTACGCCCTTCGTCTGGTGCGCGCCACGCGCGTGAACGAGCCGATGGATGGCGGGATCGATCGGCCGGCGGTCGTCAAGGAGTATGTGGGGTGGGGCGCGGGTCCGCGGGCGAGCGAGTATTTGATCCTGGCGGCCAAGGCGCGGGCGATTCTTTCGGGCTCGCTGCACGTGACGCCGGAGCATGTTCGGGCCGCTGCGAAGCCGGTGCTTCGCCATCGCATCCTTCTCAACTTCAACGCGGAGGCCGATCAGGTCACTGCCGACAAGGTGATCGAGGGCTTGCTGGAGAAGATCCCCGTCGAGGGGGCGACAGCGGAGCAGAAGAAGCAGATGAACGCCGTGATGCGGTGA